The following proteins come from a genomic window of Panthera leo isolate Ple1 chromosome E2, P.leo_Ple1_pat1.1, whole genome shotgun sequence:
- the ZNF30 gene encoding LOW QUALITY PROTEIN: zinc finger protein 30 (The sequence of the model RefSeq protein was modified relative to this genomic sequence to represent the inferred CDS: inserted 5 bases in 4 codons; substituted 1 base at 1 genomic stop codon), with amino-acid sequence MWEDFLSRFHTGEKPCKRKECGKSSSTFSYLVQHQRTHTVKKVYECKECGKAFIRGSGFVKHGRIHTGEKPYECKECGKTSGSSHXFTVHQSSHTAKKAYECGECGKAFYSSSYLVQHQRIHSGEKPYECKKCGKAFIVYGKLFQHQSIHTGXKPFVCKECRKALSTFSYLVQHQRIHTGEKPYECKECGKAFSSSSPLVKHQRIHTGEKPYGCEECGKAFRLSSFLNAPQRIHAGVKPYECKECGKAFSHASYLIQHERLYTGEKPCECKECGKAFSAGSYLVQHQRIHTAEKPYECKECGKTFRVHVHLTQHQKIHVDVKXYKCKECGKTFRVHVHLTXHQKIHVDVKLYKCKECGKTFSCASYLVQRGRIHTGEKPYERKECGKAFSSGSYLVQHLRIHTGEKPFECKECGKTFRLNSFLTEHQRLHTGEKPFKCKKCGKDFRYSSALKXNQRNHMGVKP; translated from the exons ATGTGGGAAGACTTTTTGTCG AGatttcatactggtgagaaaccttGTAAacgtaaggaatgtgggaagtcCTCTAGTACCTTTTCGTACCTTGTTCaacatcagagaactcacactgTTAAGAAAGTctatgaatgtaaagaatgtgggaaggCTTTTATTAGAGGCTCAGGCTTTGTTAAACATGGGAGAATTCATACTGGCGAGAAACCATATGAATGCAAGGAATGTGGGAAGACCTCTGGTAGTAGTC AATTTACTGTACATCAGAGTAGTCATACTGCTAAGAAAGCTTATGAATGTGGGGAATGTGGAAAAGCTTTTTATAGTAGCTCATACCTTGTTCAACATCAAAGAATCCATAGCggtgagaaaccctatgaatgtaagaaatgtgggaaagcttttatAGTGTATGGAAAACTTTTTCAGCATCAGAGTATTCATACTGG AAAACCTTTTGTGTGTAAAGAATGTAGGAAGGCCTTGAGTACCTTCTCATACCTTGTTCAACATCAGAGgattcatactggtgagaaaccctatgaatgtaaagaatgtgggaaggcctttagtAGTAGCTCACCCCTTGTtaaacatcagagaattcatactggtgagaaaccttaTGGATGTGAGGAATGTGGAAAGGCCTTTAGACTTAGTTCATTTCTTAATGCACCTCAGAGAATTCATGCCGGGGTAAAGCCCTATGAATGCAAGGAATGCGGGAAAGCCTTTAGTCATGCCTCATACCTCATTCAACATGAAAGACTTTATACAGGTGAGAAACCCTGTGAGTGTAAGGAGTGCGGCAAGGCTTTTAGTGCTGGCTCATACCTTGTTCAACATCAGAGGATTCATACTGCTGAGAAACCCTACGAGTGTAAGGAATGTGGAAAGACCTTTCGAGTACATGTACATCTTACACAGCATCAGAAAATTCATGTTGATGTGA CCtataaatgtaaggaatgtggaaagACCTTTCGAGTACATGTACATCTTACATAGCATCAGAAAATTCATGTTGATGTGAAACTCtataaatgtaaggaatgtggaaaaaCATTTAGTTGTGCCTCATACCTTGTACAACGTGgcagaattcatactggtgagaaaccctatgagcgtaaggagtgtgggaaggcctttagtTCTGGCTCTTACCTAGTTCAACATCtgagaattcatactggtgagaaaccctttgaatgtaaggaatgtggcaaGACCTTTAGACTTAATTCCTTCCTTACTGAACATCAGAGGTTGCACACTGGTGAGAAACCCTTTAAGTGTAAAAAATGTGGGAAGGACTTTAGATACAGTTCAGCCCTTA GCAATCAGAGAAACCATATGGGTGTAAAACCCTAA